From a region of the Cervus canadensis isolate Bull #8, Minnesota chromosome 33, ASM1932006v1, whole genome shotgun sequence genome:
- the HEBP2 gene encoding heme-binding protein 2 has product MAEVLEPDPGAAEGSEAPAVETPGWEVPEDAGPQPGSYEIRHYGPGKWVSTAVESMDWDSAMQTGFTRLTSYIQGKNEKEMKIKMTAPVMSYVEPGSGPFSEPTITISLYIPSEQQSDPPRPAESDVFIEDRAEMTVFVRSFDGFSSAQKNQEQLLTLASILREEGKVFDEKVYYTAGYNSPFKLLDRNNEVWLIQKNEPSKERE; this is encoded by the exons ATGGCCGAGGTGCTGGAGCCCGATCCCGGGGCAGCCGAGGGCTCGGAGGCCCCCGCGGTGGAGACGCCGGGCTGGGAGGTCCCAGAGGATGCGGGCCCCCAG CCCGGAAGTTATGAGATCCGACACTACGGGCCTGGCAAGTGGGTCAGCACTGCGGTTGAGTCTATGGACTGGGATTCAGCCATGCAGACTGGCTTTACAAGGCTGACCAGCTACATTCAAGGCAAAAACGAGAAAG agatgaaaataaagaTGACAGCTCCAGTGATGAGCTACGTGGAGCCCGGCTCAGGTCCTTTTAGCGAGCCTACCATTACCATTTCCCTGTATATCCCCTCTGAACAGCAATCTGATCCGCCCAGGCCTGCAGAGTCTGATGTCTTCATTGAAGACAGAGCCGAGATGACGGTGTTTGTACG GTCTTTCGATGGATTCTCTAGTGCCCAAAAGAATCAAGAACAACTCTTGACATTAGCAAGCATtttgagggaagaaggaaaagtttTCGATGAAAAGGTTTACTACACCGCAGGCTACAATAGCCCTTTCAAACTGCTTGATAGAAATAATGAAGTATGGTTGATCCAGAAGAATGAACcttccaaagaaagggaatga
- the SMIM28 gene encoding small integral membrane protein 28, whose product MRALLGSSWRKFGHAGRGTYGWLTSEPSLPLLETQLQGTQKRSSTREDVEPFLFILLPATVLLFLAFLLLFLYRHCQAPRARGQVSGLDLPEQPPAGEVTDFLPGSPWGSERTYPYSPLPPEAALLSDACSPPSYEEATKDAPGEQAPDAGIQCGQGSPGLDKQM is encoded by the exons ATGCGGGCATTGCTGGGCAGCAGCTGGAGGAAGTTTGGCCACGCTGGCCGGGGAACCTACGGGTGGCTAACCAGCGAACCCAGCCTCCCTCTTCTGGAAACTCAGCTGCAG GGCACCCAGAAGAGAAGTTCCACCCGGGAAGATGTGGAGCCCTTCCTGTTCATCCTTCTTCCAGCCACCGTCCTGCTCTTCCTGGCCTTTCTACTGCTCTTCCTGTATCGCCACTGTCAGGCCCCGCGGGCCCGGGGCCAGGTTTCCGGCCTGGACCTCCCGGAGCAGCCGCCTGCGGGGGAGGTGACCGACTTCCTGCCCGGCTCACCCTGGGGCAGCGAGCGGACCTACCCTTACTCCCCACTGCCCCCGGAGGCCGCCCTTCTCTCCGACGCATGTTCACCGCCCTCCTATGAGGAGGCCACCAAGGATGCCCCTGGGGAACAGGCTCCGGATGCGGGCATTCAGTGTGGACAGGGTTCACCTGGACTGGATAAGCAAATGTAA